CCGGCTTTTTTTATTCTCCCAAATTTATATCCATCATATCGACCAATTCAATCATCAGCTTCATATTTTCCTCGTCGCCAGCTTGCTGATAAGCATAGATCAGATTACGTAAAACTCTGATCAAAATAATTTCAGCGGTACATTCAAATCTTTTGAAATCGTTGTCCGTGAAAAAAATCGGGTTGTCGGGATTGATCAAATCTTTTTCATAAAAGAGTTTACCGCCGTTGAAGCAGTCGACAACGACGCGCTGATCGCCCACCAGAATTCGCGCAAGAAAATGACCGGGAAAATTGCATCCTTCCACTTTCAATTTCAATCTGTGACCAATCAAAATATATAAACAGGCAAGACTGATCGGAATTCCGCGTCGCGTCTCAATAACGCGGATAAGATTACTATTCAGAGGATTGTAATAATCGTCTTTCTCGCCACGAAATTCTTTTAATTTAAAAAGAAAATGGGTCAGCGTTAATACGTCGTATTCAAAGTGATTCGATGCATATTCTTCAGCCAATTCATCGAGCAAGACTTTCAGTTTTTTTTCATTGGAACGTCCCAACTGAAACATGGCGATCAGCAGTAAACCTCGCTCCAATTTTATTTTATCGTCATCCAGATCAAACCACGTCCGCCAGCGTAATTTTAACCACTGGCGGTTTTCATAAGCCATGATTGCTCTGACAGTCTCTTCCTGATGTTGGTCGAGCTGAACGTTTTGGGTAACGATTTCATCCATTAACGACGGGCCAAAAATGGACAGTTCTTTCCAGACCGTTTCTTTAATAGACTCGGATTCATCGTCCAGCAAACGAACCAGATGACGTATGTTTGATGCGTCAGCCATGAAGACTTCTTTCGTACACTTCTTCAGAAGTATGTCCGTACAGCGGTGTTGTCGGCACATTAAGCATGCCCAGGTAAATATAAATTTGTCCGCGATGATGAATTTCATGTTCCACCATCGACCGCAGCCATTTCCATACGGTAATGGATACGCCGCCGGGAGTGACGCATTTTTTTTGTAAATCTTCCGGCGTCAGCGCCTTAATGATCTCCACACACTCCAGATGCATTTGTTCAAAGAATGCAAGCACGTCCACATAACCTTCAGCCAATCCTTTACCATGTCCCGGGTAACGACTCGGCTTCAACTGAATGTTTTCGGCAAACATGTAACGATTGATCGCGCCGAGATGCCGGACAAGATCGCCGAGTGTAAACTTGCCTTCCTGGTACGTCCATTCAATTTTATCCGGCGGGATACAGCGAATCACCCGTAACGTGCGTTCGTGTACGCGCTCGTAAAATTCAAGAAAACGTTTGCTGTCCGTGATTTCCATACAGCGTTCCTATTTAAAATATTACCGTTTCGATAATTTCACGTTGCCAATCTTCCCAATCATGAGCATAATAATAGTTGCGGATTTTCAGACGCATCGTTTCCTGTTGCGTAAAAAAACCGATCGTACTGGTGGCAACATTGCTCAATTGCGAATTGGCGTTTACGGCAGCATCCAGTAAATTACCAATGACGGTGTCGTCAAGATAATTCAATTTTTTCATAATATAAAAAGTACTCATACGCGTACGGAAATCATACGCATTGCTCGTGTAATCGATCAGTTCTTTCATCGCATCGGCATTGCCGGAGGCTAAACTGATTTCAAGCCATTTGAGACGTACAGCGTAGGCCATGCCTTTGACGTCTTTCGTCAAATCGAGATAGCGGGACGTATTGGCCGGATACAGTGACGTCAGCTTAATCAGGCTGTACCATATATTGTCATATGACGGATCTTTGAGCAGCGCTTCGTATTCAGTCAGCATTTCGTTGGGAATCATTTGAACGTTTTGAATAACAGTACGGCGAACTTCCGCGTCCGGATCAGCCAGAGCACGGCCAATCAGTTTCATACTCTTCGGGTCAGGATCATTGATCAATTGTAATACAATCTCGCTCTTTGTTGCCTGAAAAGTTTCTTTACCAAACAATTCGACCAGTAAATCTCTTTTTTCATCAAAATCAAAATTACGCAGCGCCACCAATGCATCGTAACGATCAATCATATTAGGAGCACGGCGCGCCTGTGCTTTCAATTCGTTTAACGATTTATCGAAAGTAACATCTTTCAGAATAATGCTTCCTGGATCAAATAAAACAAAACTGACGGTTTTGCCTTTTGCATTTGGAATGGTCACTTTCGTCGACGCTTTGTCGATCCATTCTTTGACGTGATCGGACGAGCCATCTTCGTAATAAACTTCGAATACAATCGGCATCTTAAAAAGTTTCACCAAATCGTCGGTGGGATGAATTTGATTGACCGTAATTTCAGTCTGGCGATTTCCCTGCCATACAACGTCACGGTAGCTTACTTCATAATGCGGTTCGCCGCCGCGATAAATCCATTGATCAAAAAACCAATCAGGCGTGACGCCGAGCGTATCAAGGAACGAATTATAAAAATCGTGCGTGTCGACATTATCATAACGATGATGGCTCAGAAAATGATATACAACGCGGCTGAGTTCCTCGTTTCCAAACGCATATGCCATCATATCGAGAACGGCTGAACCTTTGTCATACACGCGTGGAACGCCGCCTTGAGTGTGCATGATCGGCAGACGATCCGATTTTCCTGCGTTCAATGATTTTGTTTGCTCGCTGCGTCTTTCCCACTGATAATAATCTTCTCCGAAAAATTTACGTACCCCAAGTTTGGCATAGTACGTGGCAAAACTTTCTTGCAACCAGAGATGCTTCCAATTGTGCATAGTGATCAGGTCGCCGAACCATTGATGCGCTTGTTCATGAACGTCCGTGTCAACGTAGAAATCATCAAGATACGCCCGTTTGTCGACGTACCAGAATTCGCCGTATAAAACGGCCGTCGTATTTTCCATTGCACCCGTTACAAAATCCTGGACGGGAATATTGGCCATCGATTCCCAAGGATAAGGAATGCCAATCGCTTCTTCCAAAAAATCCATCGTTGCGGCAGAATATTTGTACGTCCATTCCATTTTTTCAACTTCGCCGGGATAATAATAAAGATGAATGGGAACACCGCGTTTGGAATAAACGGTTTTAATATCATACCGGCCAATGCTGAGCATCATGAGGTAACTGGCATGCGGTTTGGACATAGCATAATGCCACGTCTTGGTTCCGTCTTTATTAATTTTCTCTGAAATTTTTTTCCCGTTGGATAAAACCTGATAATCTTTGTCAAATGTGACGATCATTTCCGTGATCATTTTATCGCTGGGATCGTCATATAAAGGCATCCAATTACGGTGATCAATGTCCTCGCCTTGCGTCCAGATCTGTTTTTGACTGATATTACGCTGATCATTCCAGCCAACAAAATAAATTCCAGAGCGCGGGTGCGCTTCATACACGAAACTGATGCTGTCCTTGCTGTTCCATGTCAACGCCGGTTGTGGATAAATTATAATCTGTGAACCGGTGTTTTTAAATTTAACGTCTTTACCGCCTAATGTCGCTTTGATGATTGTAAGTTTGATTCCATCAAACGCAATACTGTCCACTTGTTTACGAATCGGTTTGAAATAATGAGTAATTTTACCTTTAACTATGCCTTTGGGAGGATCGAACGATACGTCAAGTTTTAATCGTTCAATATCCAGAACATGGTCGCGAGTTTTGACATCGGGATCGGTATAAAACTTTTCAGTTGGATATTCCGTTTGTTGTGCATAAAGAGAACACCACATGGTCATTACTATCCATACAATCGCTAATACTCTCATAACATGATTTTCCTTTGATGGTTGTAAATAACAATTTCAGTTAATGACGATCATCGTCCTTATGTCTCATTAAGTTTGACCGAAATTAGCATAGTCATTTTTCACGCACAATGTTTAAAATTTTAATCTGAGGTTTTAAATATTGGCCTTCTTCAGGCTGTTGATGGATTTTCTTCACTACTTCCATGCCTTCGATGACGCGGCCAAAAGCCGCAAAACCTTGTCCGTCAGGATTGCGTTTGCCTCCGTAATCGAGTTCCGGCTGATCGCCAACACAAATAAAAAATTCTGATCCGGCCGTACCAGGCTCTGCTCGTGCATAGGAAATAACGCCGTCAAGATGATGAATACCCGTTTTTTCTGTTGTTTCATGTTCGATAGGAAAGTAACGGGTTTTGTCATCTGAAAACAATCCGCCTTGAATGACTTCGATTTTAACAGGATTGTTCGGTTGGTTTTTCATCGTTACAACACGATAAAAAACGGAATTGACATACAACTCTTCGTCGACGTACATGAGAAAATTTTCTGCAGAAATCGGCGCTTGTTTCACAAAAACTTCTACGCGAATATCACCCAGTTCTGTGTGTATAACAACTGTGGGGTTTTGTGAGAACAATGCTCCAATCCCAAACAGTAAAAGAAGCAATGTTGTTTTCATAGGTCATGAATTTGTGGTTAACAAACTAATTATTGAAACTCAATTAATCAATCAAGGAAATCAGAATACCCTAAACAGGTCATTCAAATAAGGCGACCGGATTTCAAAATGTATAAACCGGTTGAAATCGTAAGAATTGAGCCTAATGTAGAAATTAGAATAATATTACCGGCAAGCTTTGAATTGCCGCCCATAGCTTCAGCCATGACAAAACTCACAATAGCCGTCGGACACGCAAACAAAATAAACATAATACCGATATCTACTCCGGAATAATTGAAGAGATAAGCAAAATACGTCAACAGGAGAGGTGTAATTATAATTTTGAGTACTGATGCGGAAAAAGCTATTTTAGAAGCGCGTTTAACTTCTTCAAAATTGAGCGCCCCGCCAATGCCGATTAAAGCCATCGGAAGCGTGAGAGCCGAAAGATACCCGGCGGTTTTGGAAAGAATCGGATGAATACTGATTTTAAAATATATAAAAGGGAGCGATATCAATACTGCAATGATCAAAGGATTTTTAGCAACCTCCCAAAGCGCATCTGAAATATTCAAGCTGCGTTCATGCCGCATCGGCACTGTCAACGCAATCACAGCCAAAACGTTGTACAACGGAAGAATAAATGCCAATACAATCGATGCTTTGCCGAGGTGTTCTTCTCCAAATAAATTAGCAACCAATGCCAGTCCGATAACAGCATAATTTCCCCGAAAACTTCCCTGGATAAAGACGCTCCTGTCTCGCCCATCCTGAATGAACGGTCTTGACAACAGCCAACTCATTATGAAAGAGATTAATGTACCTACATAAACAAAGATTACTTGATTCAATTCAAAGGTTGCATGGATATCCAACCGCGATAATTCTAAAAACACCAACACCGGAAGAGAAACATTAAATACAATTCGTGAAGAAAGATTAACGAAATTGTCATTGACCAACCCGATTTTTCGTAAGAAAATTCCGAGAAATACGATTAAAAAAACCGGAAGGACGGTATTAGCTATGAATAGTAAATTTTCCATCAGCAGTTGACATTAATTTAGGCAGCAATGTAAAAAAGAAATCTGCCAACATCCATTTTTTTGTTCGATTCGGATTTTTTTAGTTTATAAAACTAAGGAAAATAAAAAAAGGCGTAGTAACCTACGCCTTTTTAGAAAAATGGTTCCCGTTTATTTTAATTTTGTTTTCAGAATGACAACATCTTTGAGCTGATCGTATGGTTTAATTTTTCTGTTATCAAAACCGCTCCTTAACTGCGCATTGGCAATATAGTAATACCAATCGCCTCCAATTTCACCCGTCGTCGCCTGATCGAAGTGCGGATTATTGGCTTCAATGATCGTTACACCGGTCACGTTCTTCATATCCGGACTCAAATGAAATTTTTTAATCCTTCCAACAACACCGGATTGATGGGCGATCAGAATTCGATCATAGAACGCAAGACCGTCGACTCCGCCGAGCGGAATTAATTCAGGATGTTTTAGAAAACGATAATCACGTGTCACTCTATCAATGATCATGATTCCTAAAGCGTCTGCAACGAATAAATATTTTCCATCTGAAGATTTGGTGATTCCGTTCAAAAAAACCGCCCTTTCCGGTTTAAGGAATATTTCTAATGAATCCCGTGCATGATTGATCCAAAAAATTTCTCCGGATTGTGAATCGGTTATGTACACATTGCCTTCTTGATCGACTGTCAGATCGTTAAAAAAATGATCGCCTTTTGGTCCGGGATATTTACGGATCAATTGGCCGGTACGTAAATCGAATTGATGAACAATCGTCGTTAACTGTTCTTCGCCGATGCCTTCGGCAATCGGCATATTAGGATTCCGGCAACTGTTAACCCAGATCACGCGATGCCGGGCATCGACTTCCATTCCTACCACGCCGAGTAATCCGTCTTGTTTTTCAGCCACAAAGTCATCGCTGCTTCCATCGGGATAAATCCGTTTGACCTTGCGTTTGTAGGATGAACTGATGAACAATTGCCCTGTCGAATCGTCAAACGCCGTTCCTTCCGGAATGAGGTCGCGCTCTTTAATAGTGAACGCAACGATACTGTTATTAACCGGTTTGCGCAACGCGTCGATTTCCTTCAAAAGCCTTATAAATTCTTTATCATTTCGAAATGAATAAAAGGCGCTATCGGTGGGCGCATTCAGAACAAAATCGCTTCCCATAGCAATACCTTGTTTCAATTTAAGAAGTGCTTTGTCTTTTTGATTTTGCCAGCCGTGTACTTGAGCCATCAAATAATAAATTTCAGTATCGCTGGGAATTAATTGCTCAAGCCGGTACAATTTTGTTTCAGCTAGTGAATAGTTTCGGTTTTGGTACGCATCAAGCACTTCATAATACAGCTTAAGCGCGTCTTGTTCTTGGGCAAATAACAAGCAGGGATAGAAAAAGATTAAAAAAAGTTTCATTGATAAAACCTTCATTTTTGAGTGGATGTCATTGCAATTAGTTTCCATTCATCCGCACGTTTTCGATACAGCGTTGTCCAGGCAAAAACCGTCGTATCGATTACAGACTGTCCTTGCTCATTCTGGTAGCTTAGGATTACGATTTTCTGGACAAAGGTACTGGCCATACTTGCATCATCAGAAATTTCGATGATGGGCTCGGCGATATCATCCCACTTTATAAATTCAACACGATCAAAATAGCGTTTGAAATTTTCGCGCATTTGCCGGTTTGTGCGAAACCCCAATTCGCCATTTCGGATAAAGAGCAGCGTATCCGCCTGTTCCGATGCCAATAGATCGATATTTTCTTCAAGATGCGCCGTCCGTTGCCGCTCATGCAGTTTTAAAAGCTCTCTTCTCTCCTTTTCAATATCAGGATTATTGCAGGCGACTGTAATCAGTACACTAATCCATAGTACATATCTCATATGTCACTCCTTTAAAAAAATTACTACACTGTGTAGTAAATTACTTTAAAAAAATTTATTGTGAACAGCCTGAATAACACAAATGTGTTCGCTTACCGTGCCCTGTCGACCATTCCAATTGATTCTCCGAATGAAATTTGATGATCCAAATTCCAATCGCAATAACGACTAATCCGATAATCATGCGTCGATAACGAACAAAACGATTACCTTTTCCTTGATGTATGAGGCGATCTAAGCGTTTTTCAAGCGACGCCGTAGCTGAGCTTGCAATCACCGGAACCGCCATTTCATTTCCGAGTGATAAATTCCACACTTTAACAAGGGCCGACGCCAGTTCCAACGGCCGATTAAAAACTTTCGAAACGATTTCGTCGCATGTTTGTTCATAAAACAGAACAAACGCCGGTTCCACATAACGATTAAAAAATAAAATCATTATTTGTGCCAACAATACAGAGAGCATGAGGCCGGCAAAATCAAAACGTTCATCAAGCGCCCGGTAAAATATCGCCAGACTGATAGCGTAAGATATCCATGTCAAAAAAGTTGTGGCCATTACTTTTTGCAAAAATTTCCTTAAATTATCCCGGCGCTTAACATGCACAAGTTCATGGGCCAATACCTGCCTTAATTCCCATTCATTCAAATTTCTTAATACCAATGGTGTTATAAATATTACCGGCTTCAAAAGCCCGGCGGTAAATACCGGTATCTCATTGGTAATGATTCGAAGATCCGGATTAATGTGAAATTTCATAGCCGATGCAACTGACAACATGCTATCGTGCAATACACTATCGGCCTTGACCGATTGTTGAATTAATTTTTTCATTGAATATCCGTGCGTCCATAATCGAATCACAAATACCAATAGCAGCAAACACAGTAAACTCTGCAGGAAAAGTACATAACCACACCCGATTGGATTCACAATAAAAAAACTTAAGAAAGTCAGAATATCGACGTAATACTGGCTCAACATACT
This genomic stretch from bacterium harbors:
- a CDS encoding transglutaminase-like domain-containing protein; the protein is MADASNIRHLVRLLDDESESIKETVWKELSIFGPSLMDEIVTQNVQLDQHQEETVRAIMAYENRQWLKLRWRTWFDLDDDKIKLERGLLLIAMFQLGRSNEKKLKVLLDELAEEYASNHFEYDVLTLTHFLFKLKEFRGEKDDYYNPLNSNLIRVIETRRGIPISLACLYILIGHRLKLKVEGCNFPGHFLARILVGDQRVVVDCFNGGKLFYEKDLINPDNPIFFTDNDFKRFECTAEIILIRVLRNLIYAYQQAGDEENMKLMIELVDMMDINLGE
- a CDS encoding DinB family protein; its protein translation is MEITDSKRFLEFYERVHERTLRVIRCIPPDKIEWTYQEGKFTLGDLVRHLGAINRYMFAENIQLKPSRYPGHGKGLAEGYVDVLAFFEQMHLECVEIIKALTPEDLQKKCVTPGGVSITVWKWLRSMVEHEIHHRGQIYIYLGMLNVPTTPLYGHTSEEVYERSLHG
- a CDS encoding M1 family metallopeptidase; the protein is MRVLAIVWIVMTMWCSLYAQQTEYPTEKFYTDPDVKTRDHVLDIERLKLDVSFDPPKGIVKGKITHYFKPIRKQVDSIAFDGIKLTIIKATLGGKDVKFKNTGSQIIIYPQPALTWNSKDSISFVYEAHPRSGIYFVGWNDQRNISQKQIWTQGEDIDHRNWMPLYDDPSDKMITEMIVTFDKDYQVLSNGKKISEKINKDGTKTWHYAMSKPHASYLMMLSIGRYDIKTVYSKRGVPIHLYYYPGEVEKMEWTYKYSAATMDFLEEAIGIPYPWESMANIPVQDFVTGAMENTTAVLYGEFWYVDKRAYLDDFYVDTDVHEQAHQWFGDLITMHNWKHLWLQESFATYYAKLGVRKFFGEDYYQWERRSEQTKSLNAGKSDRLPIMHTQGGVPRVYDKGSAVLDMMAYAFGNEELSRVVYHFLSHHRYDNVDTHDFYNSFLDTLGVTPDWFFDQWIYRGGEPHYEVSYRDVVWQGNRQTEITVNQIHPTDDLVKLFKMPIVFEVYYEDGSSDHVKEWIDKASTKVTIPNAKGKTVSFVLFDPGSIILKDVTFDKSLNELKAQARRAPNMIDRYDALVALRNFDFDEKRDLLVELFGKETFQATKSEIVLQLINDPDPKSMKLIGRALADPDAEVRRTVIQNVQMIPNEMLTEYEALLKDPSYDNIWYSLIKLTSLYPANTSRYLDLTKDVKGMAYAVRLKWLEISLASGNADAMKELIDYTSNAYDFRTRMSTFYIMKKLNYLDDTVIGNLLDAAVNANSQLSNVATSTIGFFTQQETMRLKIRNYYYAHDWEDWQREIIETVIF
- a CDS encoding peptidylprolyl isomerase — its product is MKTTLLLLLFGIGALFSQNPTVVIHTELGDIRVEVFVKQAPISAENFLMYVDEELYVNSVFYRVVTMKNQPNNPVKIEVIQGGLFSDDKTRYFPIEHETTEKTGIHHLDGVISYARAEPGTAGSEFFICVGDQPELDYGGKRNPDGQGFAAFGRVIEGMEVVKKIHQQPEEGQYLKPQIKILNIVREK
- a CDS encoding AEC family transporter encodes the protein MMENLLFIANTVLPVFLIVFLGIFLRKIGLVNDNFVNLSSRIVFNVSLPVLVFLELSRLDIHATFELNQVIFVYVGTLISFIMSWLLSRPFIQDGRDRSVFIQGSFRGNYAVIGLALVANLFGEEHLGKASIVLAFILPLYNVLAVIALTVPMRHERSLNISDALWEVAKNPLIIAVLISLPFIYFKISIHPILSKTAGYLSALTLPMALIGIGGALNFEEVKRASKIAFSASVLKIIITPLLLTYFAYLFNYSGVDIGIMFILFACPTAIVSFVMAEAMGGNSKLAGNIILISTLGSILTISTGLYILKSGRLI
- a CDS encoding M48 family metalloprotease, translating into MKKLIQQSVKADSVLHDSMLSVASAMKFHINPDLRIITNEIPVFTAGLLKPVIFITPLVLRNLNEWELRQVLAHELVHVKRRDNLRKFLQKVMATTFLTWISYAISLAIFYRALDERFDFAGLMLSVLLAQIMILFFNRYVEPAFVLFYEQTCDEIVSKVFNRPLELASALVKVWNLSLGNEMAVPVIASSATASLEKRLDRLIHQGKGNRFVRYRRMIIGLVVIAIGIWIIKFHSENQLEWSTGHGKRTHLCYSGCSQ